From Heteronotia binoei isolate CCM8104 ecotype False Entrance Well chromosome 3, APGP_CSIRO_Hbin_v1, whole genome shotgun sequence, a single genomic window includes:
- the LOC132568857 gene encoding transcription factor Sp2-like, with product MRPDIEKPLSMSALLNDNATFTILATSAYFGSQALTLPSSTCFGLSSRKWILPDYFASLSSLAQVFFPGDGRKEHLPLEEGGSTKKTGARKERALPKIAPAGGIISLNAAQLAAAAQAMQTISINGVQVQGVPVTITNTGGQQQLTVQNVSGNNLTISGLSPTQIQLQMEQALSGDLQPGEKRRRMACTCPNCKDGEKRLGDQGKKRHICHVPECGKTFRKTSLLRAHVRLHTGERPFICNWVFCGKRFTRSDELQRHARTHTGDKRFECAQCQKRFIRSDHLTKHYKTHLVTKNL from the exons ATGCGTCCAGATATTGAAAAACCTCTTTCTATGTCTGCACTACTAAATGATAATGCTACTTTTACCATCTTGGCAACCAGTGCATACTTTGGATCTCAAG cACTCACTCTTCCAAGCAGCACTTGCTTTGGCTTAAGCAGCAGGAAATGGATATTGCCAGACTATTTTGCTTCCTTGTCCTCTTTGGCTCAAGTGTTTTTCCCTggagatggaaggaaagaaca cctgcccctcgaggaaggaggaagtaCCAAAAAGACGGGGGCTCGCAAGGAGCGTGCCCTGCCAAAGATCGCCCCTGCCGGAGGCATCATCAGCCTCAATGCGGCTCAGCTTGCCGCCGCTGCTCAGGCCATGCAGACCATCAGCATCAATGGGGTGCAAGTTCAGGGCGTCCCTGTCACCATCACCAACACCGGAGGCCAGCAACAGCTGACGGTGCAAAACGTTTCCGGCAACAACCTGACCATAAGCGGCCTGAGCCCCACCCAGATCCAGCTACAGATGGAGCAGGCACTTTCGGGGGACCTGCAGCCTGGGGAGAAGAGACGGCGGATGGCGTGCACCTGCCCTAACTGCAAGGATGGAGAAAAAAGGTTGGGGGATCAGGGTAAGAAGAGGCACATTTGCCATGTGCCCGAATGTGGGAAGACCTTCCGCAAGACCTCTCTGCTGCGGGCCCACGTGCGCCTGCACACAGGAGAGCGTCCGTTCATTTGCAACTGGGTCTTCTGTGGGAAGCGGTTCACACGCAGCGATGAACTGCAGCGGCATGCCCGGACACACACAGGTGACAAGCGTTTTGAGTGTGCCCAGTGCCAAAAGCGGTTCATTAGAAGTGACCACCTGACGAAGCACTATAAAACCCACCTGGTCACCAAGAACTTGTAG